ATGTTCTCACCCTGCTTTATTTTTACAGCCCACATCACCAAGACTTACACTATCATAAAGAGTTTTCTGGAATGacaatctctttttttttaagtcaaactTACTTTTGTATTTATCTGTGATTTGCTATAACCAAACATACAGCTCCTCTCTTAATATTTcatcatttaaaatataaataaacagctATTTCATGGGTGCTAGGAACACATTCTACACGGGCTTAGCCTGATaacacttttttccccttcttctgTATTTAAAACTTTTATGTAGGTTTCCCACCATTTGTACCTTTCCAGTAACAGTACCATTGTAGCAATAACGCACTAGCCTGTAGTTACTAAATTGGTAATTTATTTACACTGTGATTTATTTCTAAATGACTCTTAATAACAAAGCTGTCAACCCCCTCACttttcttatttcttctttttcctgctCATCAAGTTCACACTAATTTTACTGATACCCCCCTACTGATTGTACTGATACCCCCTAAAAATAATTAGACATGCTGCCAGCTGTAGCTTAAAATATTCCCATCATTATCACCAACAGGACTAACACTAGTGTGCATTCAGACATGAGACAGTGTATTATGAAAGTGTGATGAAGAACAAATGCACTTTTAGCTGACATATGCAGCATACAGCATATTCTATAAGACTCTCAGTCTATCTGTTGCACAACTCAGTCAATACTCATTTGCTAATGTCGGAGCAGCAGGAGACAATTGTAATTTATAAAACATTGCCATTTCAACGGGGACTGTTATTATTCAGTACCTGTGCCTGTACAGTTTCCCCTTTTTCAATTAAGCTATAATGAAGAGatgaaacagaaacaagcacacacacacacacaagtacacaTGGAAAAACACAgtacattgatttttttttgggggggggggggggggggggtgaggattgattcttttcttcccactgtGGACAAATCCAGGTTTAGTCAGTTGGagtatttgttgtttttcaaaCTTGGTCCTGATATGAAGGCTTTACCCGAGGCTGCTGCGTGTTTCCAATGAGAGATTTTAAGCCAAAGCAGCCATTTGAGCAGTTAACGTACAGCTTCTGCGCTCAATCAATGGCGAGACTTTCATCTCACAATGCTCGTCTTTTTACCTGCCGGTGTATCCGCTGCTACATCTTGTCAAAAGCAAAAATCACAAGTAGACCTCCGAACTCTCCAAAGAGCGCGTTCACATCAGTGAAAGGTCCTGGGCAGCATAAATAGGCATATCTATTTTGCTTGCACAATAAACTGGAAACCAAAGGTCACAGAtggattttctttaaaattgaaAGGCAATTTTTGCAGCAATTTAAGCAAAAAATCACAACATTTAGGCAGATTAGGTGTCATTACTGTGTATGCATGACTGTCTGGCACTGCCAAACCGCTCTGTGATAAGCATTTAACGCAACAATCGTTTTGTAATTATgttatgcattaaaaaaaaaaaaagcctgtgaaACACCCATGCTGTTGatttgtgtgcatttgcatCTTGTTAGGTTCTATCGTGTTATCTGCTGGAAAAGTAATTACCTGTCTGAGCCGCCCATGCAGTGAGGTGGGCTGCTGAGTTTGAAAGAAACTGAAATCAATATCTCTGCACTGGAAGACACATTTCCTGTCATGGAGGAAACAAACCTGAGTCTAGCATTCATACCAATGTTGGCATTTACTGTGACATTCACCTTAATTGCGTATTAAGAGATTTTCTCTCCTGTGCTTATGACTTTGAGAAAATCAGCTCCAGGATTTCAATCATCGAGGCTGTTAAATGCACACTGCTGACATTACTCTGTGACTAATATGAAATGCTCGGCGTGCATAGCAGGCGAATTCGAGATCGAAGCGGCTACCTCGTGTTGTGTGTCATGTTCTCGAGGCACTTAAGCgactgttcttttgtttttttttgtaggctAAGGGGGAGATGACAATGTGAAATAAAGGTGACAGATTCTGTCATCACGCTGATGAAGCTCCTTATACCTGCTATGCTGCAGCAGACTGCTGTCCTCCCACACACAAACTAATCTGGGGCTTACACCTGAAATGCAGGttgaagagcaaaaaaaaaaaaaaaaaaaatcatcagtggCTGTGGTCAGAACCTCATCACTGCATCCTACTGCAGCCATCCTGTACAGCACCTGTGATGGCGTGAGCAAAAGGAGCATCCATCACTTCATTACTGTTTGGCATAAATTTTACATGAGCTCCTGGTGCTCGGCGCCAAGTGACAGTTCTGTGATTCACTCAAAGCTGACAGATCCTTTTGTATTTAATTGTTCCCAATCAGTTACATGAAACTGATACTGTAATGCATTCACAGCCGGCAGGATAAGACAGTGTCTTTGCTCAGTGACGCACAAAAGAAAGTCattaaaaagtgatttttttttgtgtggtaTTTTAATTGGAACGATGAAGTGTGGCTGTAAGAATTTTAAATGACTTCAGTGTCTGTTTAAAGAAGGCTTTTACTCGTTCCACACAAGGAGCAACGAGCATTAAAAAGACAGGTTTAAAGTCATGCCAGCTGTTCTGAGAGTCTGTACTTTGATTCAAACACTAGCCGGCAAAAGCAAGCTACTACAGGCACTGCAATGTGAAGTAAATCATTTAACATGCTCGGTGTTCTTATTTGCTTGTTTGCAGCATGATTTGCTTTGTGGGTTTCAGCAGTTAAGCAAATTATTGGGGAAATTATAAAAAGTTCAGGGAACACTGAAGGGTTTACAGTTTACCCTTTGAGAGATATGAACGTCTGTACCAAAGTTCACGGCTTTTTAACAATGTCACGGCAGCACTAAAGGAAAAGTCATTGTTTCTGAACCACTACTACTCCCAACAGAATCTGTGCCAGCCATTTCAGAAGAGATATTCCTCTGGATTAGTAAAAACTTTGACCTGGtggagagacaaagaggagaaGTCAGGGGATCATCAAAAGCAGGTGGATTAAAGAGGGGACATAGAACATTTTATGGTAATCCAGCTCATATTTGCTAGGATATTTCAGcctggaccaaaaaaaaaaaaaaaatggcccaGCAGTATCATCCGTTAAGCTGTACTTTAATGCGATTCATATTTCTTTTCATCCAATGTTCAATATTTGAgcatacacacacgcaaaaaCATACAACTCACAGATccaaaaaaatatggaaatcatATTACACTTCGCAGAActtgttttaaattttgaaaCGTTTGTTGCTCAGCAGCACCTGTGCACCACCCACATGCCGCATTTGATCATTTCTGAAACCCGGTGGGTTTAAAAGTAATAAGGCAGAGCCACAGGCAGACTGCATGATGTTCAAGTGGTATAATGGTCGAGGCTTTTATTGGGCTCCTTTCGTGGTTCTATCTGCAATTGCTGTAATGAAGACAGACCTAATTATCTCAGCAGACAGAACTCCACTATGAACAGGACTCTAATTATGGCCTAAATGCTGCTCTCTtactgttcacagtcatactccGGGGTTATGAGAGGAGTGACTGTGGCTGTCGTCTTCACATGCACGTGTGcaaacatgcacgcacacacacacacacgcaccccgAGGGCTCAGTGTGCTCAGCTGTTCTGATGCTCTTCTGTGCATGCATCATGGTGTAGAGGCAGGGATTATCTAACATGATAACTCACTCTTCCCGCCTTTGACTGGTGACAGCCTACCCAGTcatctgattaattaattacaactCCATGTGTCATTAGAGCAGTGCTGGTGTTTACGCTCTGGAGTACATTGCACCAATAGTTCACAAGAAAATCCTACTGAAATTCTAAACctccacaaaaaaagaaaagaataataataataaaagaagacAATAGATGAAGTAATGTCTGAACACAAATGTTAGGGGCAGCGGGGTTACTTACAGATAGATTATTCCATCAGTAGTACCATTTGGAGCCCATTTATTTTGAATctatgaatttaaaataattgcaGATTTATCTGCTCTTGTAGATTGTCTCAAGGCCACGGAGCAGATAAATTGAATGCCGTGTTTCTAAATTCAGACTGTGGGAGGCTAAGCGGCTTGTGCAGTGACCTTGATTGTAGCTATTGAACATCCAAGTGAGGAGACCGGACAGATAAGAGGGACGTTATTTGGCACACAAAGGAAGATGAACCAGTGACGCAGCCATGGTGTCAGCTAATGAGTGAAGTCAACAGGCAGTCACAGAGCGAGATCTGAGTTAGGAAACTGGAATGAGTGATAAAGCAAAGGGCAAAGTTGACCTCACTAAGAGGGACAGTGAGGATGGCAGTGCGGACATGCAGAATGTCTGCACAATCTGTTATTTCTGTAGGTGGCTTATATGACTCTGCATTTGCTCACTGCAATTTGGAATAGAGATGCATTTTAAAGTGGTCTCTAGAAGACAGAATACGTTTGCTAAAGCCAtctaaaataaagatgaaatgCAGGCAGGTGGGCTTATAAAGATCATTTCTTGCAGATGCACGGAGAAATCTGCAAATATCAATGACAAACTGAAGACGAGAGAACATACTGTACTCTGTGATGCGTAAGAATTCATGTTGtgtgcagtggaaaaaaaaaaaatagccagaaTATGAAAAGCAAATGACTGATTTTAGGGCTTATATCACCCCAGAGATCAACAGTAAGACCCTAAGCTACAGCAATGAGACCTGCAGTCAAGGTCACGCAGCACACTAATGATCACCAGAAACTGGACCTCTGCCAAAGTGTAGGCCTACTTTAAAGTGTAATGCTGATGCTGCGAGCAATAAGAATATGCATTTGATTTACTGCTCATGAGAAGAGtggtgtattttcttttttagattgTTCACATCCTGCAGACATTTAATAACTCAGGGTAGCTCTAGCAGGACCCCGGATGAGTCAGTTCTGCCTAAATCAATGTAACAGTTCAGTCTTGCAGGGATTAAtgtgaaaaacacaaattaaaagaaaaatacaatacaGAACCACAGCAACTTTAATTAGTCATTTCAGGAGTACTGAGGGTTTTTCCCTGTTACATGGTCAGTCACTCACAGGCCGGGTTACGGCTGCGCATGATCAGAGAGATGGCAATAGCTGGCAGAGGTGACTTTGTATGCAAACACCTGAGACTCACCCATACCTAAAGTAGACACATATGCACCgatcatcataaaaaaaaagaattaggaGACTTGTTAGCGTGCCCTGTTGATGTGGTGAATTCATTGTAACTGTCagcttatttcctgttttaatgcaaatgtgtgaaaatgaataTAGGTCATGAACTTGTATTTCAGTAGTTAAAAGAGCCTTCAGAGGAAGAGGGTGAATCGCAGCTTCTGTTACATGAAATGGTATCAAAAATCTGCAGTCTCCTCAGAAACTTTATCTTCTGTGAGCACAGTGTGATTACACGGCTGGCCTGACAGAACACCTCCGGAAATGAACATCCGCACAGAAAGATGAATCTTGACACCGCCGCAGTGTCAGAGCGATTTAATGAGACTCAACGGCGCCCTCTGGTGGCAGGCGCGGCGCGGTGCAAAATCCTTTCGAAAAACATCGCGGCGAATCAGATCGGATGACTTTGCTTTTTTGTGGGATTAGTTAAAAGTTATGTTTTGATCTCGCACAGTGCAGGCAACGTTTAACTAAAAATTACGCGTTTAATCGAAGTTTCTGGCAGTAAATAATGACGCTTCAGACTGCGCAGGCGCAGAGTGTGTATAAATTGAAAACACGGAAGGTCCAACACCATATTCCCAAACGGACGCTCCTTTTAATGAAGCtccttttaaaaacactttcagaCAGCATCATAGCGCCGCTGCGATAGTTCAGGTGCAGTATTTCTGGTTTTAGAGTGATGTCTGCTGCGTAGTAAACGTTGCCGTTCTTGAGCCCCGTCTGCTTCACCGATATATACTGAGAGGAAACCGCTAAGATGCCCGCTCGTAACGTTGTGTCCAACGGGATTCCCAACAGCAAAGTTAGGTATTCCCGCTTAGCCACTGATGATGACGGCTACATTGATTTACAGGTAAGACAGAAGGTGTAACGCTAGGATAAGTCACCAATTCTGGTCAGTGTTAGGACGCCCAATCATTGCCCCTCATAATCTGTACCAGCAAAAGTCACTGTTTTTAGAGTATTTTTAGATAATAGGCTGAAGGTCATAGTTCAAGTAAACTAAATAACAGCAGCTGTGAACTCAGCTGGTTTGAACCACTGCAATATGAATATAAAGGGACTCTGTAGCAGTAGAGGCCCCTCATTTACAAGCTAAGGCAATGCTGACGTCACTGGTGTTATTGGAAAAAGCTTCACCAGAGTCACGAAAATTATTATACAAGTAAATTTATCTATGAGTTTAAAATTAACGTGTTTACCTGCTATATTAACTCCTATAACTTTGTCATGACGGTTTGGTGAATGTTCACGACAGCAGTCACAAAGAAGCAATGCATAACCAACATATTTacggtactgtgcaaaagtcctgagccacccctcatttctttatattttgcttccagggaCCCAGACTTTTCTGTAGGTTTGTTTTAggtcactttgttactagcagcctgtcacaataacacacattttgtttgtatttctttagtTGATTCTATGAAAACtgtcaaagataacagtttgacagcttcactgaagcctcatcgtGAATGGTCTTagtggaagagtggctgtcaagaagccattcttaaggaaggagaTTATGCAAGAATTAGACTGAGAATTAGTTGCCAGTGTATACGGagcaggtcaggagagaggtacaacagtgagtgtctacagccatctgtaaaacatggtggaggctctgccatggtttggggatcttgtcaaaattgatagaattatgaacacagaaaagtaaggtcagattttgatccgcCATCTGTTAGGGGTGAACAATATAGCTGcaaaattatacatatatacatatttcaagaaaatttgCAACAATGTAAATGTGCAATGTTGCTATTGCAATGATATTGCaatatgacatttttatatcacATAATAATTTATATCAGTATTATTACAGATGATAATGATACGGCACAGCCcctaccatctggaaagtgtgtGATTAGcagcagtttcatttttcagcatgatatTGATCccaaagcatacctggatagaaaaacacacagtggaacactatcagtcatggattggccccCAGAggctggacctcaacattattgaagcagtgtgggatcatctgacagagaacagaacaaaaggcagccaacatccaaagaagagctttgaatgtcctccaagaagcctggagaactgttcctgaagactacttaaaggaATGACACAAAAGCTGCCAAGGAGAGTTCACTCTTTTAGGCTGACTGTGTTGATGAAGGTGGTCAtagcaaatattgactttcaagacTGTTAGAATAGTACAAACTccgtttttgccttatatactgtatttctataTATGGATGTATACGCTTCAATAAATAACTGCACCAAATaaatggggtgggggtgggggctcgagacgtttgcacagtactgtacatccTCAGAGGTGCCCTGTCCTCCTTTTTGAGGACAAGGCAATTTGCTGCTCATAAAGCTGATTTGATGGAAAACCTCTCTCGAGCCTGCCGATTTTGgcacagaaatggaaaaaaagacacTTCCAAGAAGGCCTCGTGTTTCACAAAAttgttttaatgaaatatttccCTTTTACAGTTCAAGAAGAGCCCACCCAAAGTCCCGTATAAAGCCATAGCACTAGCCACGGTCCTTTTCCTAATCGGCTCCCTGTTAATCATCATCGGCGCTCTTCTCTTGGCCGGCTACTTTGGCGTCACTGTAAGTAATCTTCTAAGTCACACTTTTTCTTGTTATTGTGTCATTGTGTGACCTTTCACAGGTCAAACAATGTCCTCATCTTAAGtgaataaatgttttctttctttcagcacACAGACCGAACCGTGCCCGTCCTCATCATTGGGATCCTTGTCTTCCTGCCTGGATTTTACCACCTACGGATAGCTTACTACGCATCAAAGGGCTACCCGGGGTACTCTTACGATGACATCCCGGATTTTGATGACTGACCATTCAGCCTGAGTCCTGCTGTGCTTACAGTAAATTTAGGGTTGTgatatatttaaagaaaattagatccagtctttctttttaattacagtATTCTTCTTGTAGATTTTTATGCAGGGTTGTTAAtgccaaaaacagttttttttgtttttgtttttgttttttatctttgcatttgttttttagcttgacaaatgaataaaagagattttatttaatttctttatttacatAATGCCATTTCTGAGTTGGTCTATAAAATATTTTACCTTATGTAGTGGAATCAACCAGTATGCCCACATAAAGTTAAATACAGATATTTAACCTCTTCAGCTTTTTTGCTGAAATCACTGAAGTTTTATTCGGTGTGTTCTTCAGGTTGACCCACCGGTTCAGTGGCAGAGAAAACTAAATAATAACTGGTTTAAAATGAATTCATTTATATTGCAACTAAGAAAATGAATAACTGGTATACCTGTGACATACACTGTATCACTTCTCTGGCATATAAATGATATTTAATAAAAGGCTAGTATTGTTTCTTCATAATATCCTGTGTAGTGATGATTGCCTTGCTCTGCTTAATGCTTCCTCACTCCTCCCGAGTTGTTCTTTCTCTGAGGATTTCACGTGATTAATTCCAATCCTTCAATCTCCATATGGTGCACCTGGCCTGTGAGAGTAAACACTGTCAAACAGTACACAAGCAATTAAGGCCTGACATTCTGCTGACATTTGCCCCTCTAATCTGTGCCATCAACTCATCACGTTCAGCATAATTTGAAAGTGTGCTGGTAAAAGCCAAGACTGCCACCTCAATTCCCCACCCCGACCAGATAATGTCATATGTAAAACACATTGCTACTAAAGGTTGGACTTCTATAATCCTTTCAGAAGCCTGGTAACCCACTGTTTGCTAAAGGGATAATTCAAGGGTAGTTGCTTGtgatctctttgtttctctttctttgctaTCCAATGCACCCACCCAATCATACGCCGATCACAAACTACCAGGCCTTAGTCAGATCAGATTATGCACTTTAAATCAGCTCAGAATCTTTGTTTTCTAAGTGCTTCCTGTGGTTCCACAAGgcactcacacacaaaacatcTTACGGAGGACAACTGCACAACTCTACAGTTCAGTAGTTTCATATACTCTGTGCTTTCTATTGTGGGTTTAATTGGTCTGTCTGAGGTTTAGAATTATTGGTTTTACATGAAATCCATCAAATCTAGTATGGTGACACAAGTTATGTGTTAACAAGACAATAGAGTTGTTGAGTAGAATCATAATAACAGACACAAAGTAAGTGTACAGTAATACTGCAGGGGTATTACAGTAATTTAACTTTATATGCACAGCTGAGGCCATATTACTCTTGAGTCTTGTCACAGCAAGTCATCTCTGCAAACTAGTAATAAAAAGCTAAGTTGTCTGAATTATATCAGCCTGCTGTATCAGCATCAGTACACAATTGTTTGTGATATCAGCACTACTGTCTGACCTTGCTGATCCACTGTCACATCAGCCTAAAACAAGGACCTGGCATTAACCTTTATTACTGTAAAACACACTAACATACATCATCGATAATGCGaacatctaatcagccaatcacatggcatgAACTCACTGCATTTAAGCATGGCAaaaacaacctgctgaagttcaaaccaattatcagaatggggaataaaggtgatttatttgaccttgaatgtggcacggttgttggtgccagataaGGTGGCCTGAGTATTCCAAAAACTGCTGATcaactgggattttcccacacagccatctccagggtttatagagaatggtccaaaaaagagaaaatgtccagtgagtggcagttctctgggtgaaaatgccttgtttatACCAGAGGCAAATAGACAGACTGCAACTTCAACTGTAACTCAACCATTTGTTATAATCAAGATATGCAGAAtagcatctctgaatgtgcaACACATTGAAACAGACggcctacagcagcagcagaagaccgcacACAGGGGTGCCACTCCCGTCAgctacaaacagaaaacaggctaCGATTCGcccaggctcaccaaaactggacaacagaagattggaaaaatgttctcTGATCTTCTGCTGCATTCAGATGTTAGGGTCAGGGTTACGAACAACATGGATTCATCCTGCCaagtatcaacagttcaggttactgctggtggtggtgtgatggtgagGGGAGATAGTTTCCTGGCACACTTTGGGGCCCTTAGTacaaactgagcattatttaaatgcCGTAGTCTACCTGAGTATAGTTGCTGACTATactatgtccatccctttatgaccacagggttcccatcttctgatggatgcttccagcaggataatgtcatctcaaactgtttttttggttttttttttttttttttaacataatgagttctctgtactcaaatggcctccagtcTCAATCCAATCCAAGAGAGCACCTTTGGACGTGGTGGAACAAGAGATTCACattcatggatgtgcagccaacaaatctgcagccacTATGTGCTACCAtatcaac
This sequence is a window from Archocentrus centrarchus isolate MPI-CPG fArcCen1 chromosome 9, fArcCen1, whole genome shotgun sequence. Protein-coding genes within it:
- the tmem230b gene encoding transmembrane protein 230b codes for the protein MPARNVVSNGIPNSKVRYSRLATDDDGYIDLQFKKSPPKVPYKAIALATVLFLIGSLLIIIGALLLAGYFGVTHTDRTVPVLIIGILVFLPGFYHLRIAYYASKGYPGYSYDDIPDFDD